In Rhodospirillaceae bacterium, the following proteins share a genomic window:
- the folB gene encoding dihydroneopterin aldolase: MTRPLEAMVPHLASGSDSPRLADTLGGQRHIFVRDLVLSCNIGVYRHERDAPQRVRLNIDLAIADDAAGATDRLEDTVSYEQIVDRACAIVDARHYNLVETLAEALAAMCLDDPRVRAARIRVEKLDVFANTGAVGVEIERPRRGRPEK; encoded by the coding sequence ATGACGCGACCGCTTGAAGCGATGGTTCCGCACCTGGCCTCGGGCTCCGATTCCCCGCGGCTCGCCGACACGCTGGGCGGGCAGCGCCACATCTTCGTGCGCGACCTGGTCCTGAGCTGCAATATCGGCGTCTACCGCCACGAGCGCGATGCGCCCCAGCGGGTCCGGCTGAACATCGACCTGGCGATCGCCGACGACGCCGCGGGCGCGACCGACCGGCTCGAAGACACCGTGAGCTACGAGCAGATCGTCGACCGCGCCTGCGCCATTGTCGACGCCCGGCACTACAATCTGGTCGAGACGCTGGCCGAAGCGCTGGCGGCCATGTGCCTGGACGACCCGCGCGTGCGCGCCGCCCGCATCCGCGTCGAGAAGCTCGACGTCTTCGCCAACACCGGCGCCGTCGGCGTCGAGATCGAACGGCCGCGCCGCGGCCGGCCGGAAAAGTGA